The Gallus gallus isolate bGalGal1 chromosome 6, bGalGal1.mat.broiler.GRCg7b, whole genome shotgun sequence genomic interval GCAACCTCCTTTGTACTTTCAGTTAGCCGTGTTTTAAGTAAAAGACCCTTCGACCTAATTTCTTCTTGGACTCTATGATTTTACTGCTGCTGAAGTCTTTATAGATGGGAATAGAGGCAGAAATGAATGTCATGTTCAAGGCTGGCACCTACCACGCCATTATTCTGTTACAGAAGAGAGTTTTCTGGAAAGTTCCTTTTCTACTTTCTGGTAACTCCCTAGCAtttggtttttcctttttggccTCTGCTGAGCACTAAGCTGCTGTTCCCAGCGATCTGCTCTCTGAGTAATGGCAGCTAATTTAGAGTCCATCATCATATATGTCTAGTTAGAGTAGTTGTTCCTCATGTGCATTATTTTGCGCTTGTCAGCACTGAATTTCATCTGCCATTTTACTGCCCACTCAGTACTGTGGGCTTCTGCTCTGACTTTTCATGCTCAGCTTGAGATCTGGCTATCTTGAACAGCACTGTAGCATCTGCAAGTAAGGAATTCACTGAATTTGCAGTGGAGATAAATGGCTtcatgattttgtttctttaagtaTCAGCGAAGGGAACAATCCCGACTGCTCGGACTGGGAGCGctgcaaatatttcattaattcaGGAAAGCCTAAGAGTGAAATAAACAAACCTAGGTCCCATTTACATTACAAAGAGCTTCTATGCTGCAGGAACTGGCTACGGCACAGGAGCACAAGACGCATCTATGACAGTTCAGCTCAGGAACACAGCTCAGCCCCCCGTGAGGGTCTGTGCTGCCCCACAAGCTGCCATTAGAAGTGGTCTCTGCCCCACGTGCTGTTCTCATGTTTCTCAGATCAGAAACATTGATTGGCTTTTCTCTGGCGCCTGGGTTGAGCAAAACGCCAAATGACATTAGTAGGGAAGGTAAATCAGATTTCTAAAGTGCACGCTTGTAACAGTCAAAGGGGTTAATAGTAGAAGGCGATTTCTTTTGTGAAAATGATTAACCTGACAGCAgtctctttaaaataaatcaatgtcTTCATCTGGCCCGGTCAAGGGGTCCCGGGCGGGGAGGCAAAGGCTCCCCTTTTCCAGGGACAGAGAGATCCCCAGGGCCcacagctgcccctcccctccACACAGGAGGTGAGTGAGATACATGACCCCGTGCTGTGAGCGGTGAGGGTTTGGCCGCGCTGACCCTCCTTTGAGATGCAGCCAGTCCTGCCCCACCCTGCAGATCCACAGACAAGGATCTCTCTCGCAGATGGCCTGCTGGCACAGCAAGCCCTCTCCGGTGCCTCACCTGTACTCCCTCTCCTGAGAGAGCCGAACAAGACTGGATCTGCCAGACTCTGTCACGGATTGTGTGTAGGTTCAGTCCCTCGGCAATCTCTGAAGCAGGGGCAGCCGTCAGCAAATCCTGCTTGTTAGCGAATATGAGCACAGGGACTCCACCAAGCTTTTCTTCATCCAAAAGCTCAGCCAGCTCCTGTATCATTTACAAGAGAGCAGGGTGAGGGGAAGGCGGAGGGAGGCAAGGGAAGAAAACCTTCAACCACCAGTGGTTGTCTCtaattagaaatatatttaggGCAAATGCTGGAAGAGCGTGTTCCAGCGCTCTTAttataagagaagaaaaatgtatacaATCATCCAAGCCCAAGGTTCAAAAGCTATTTCTTCCAATTACAGGTTACAAAAATCTTCATCTTAGTCTGAAATTAGCAGTTGCCTTAAAGGCTACAGCTCTGTGTTTTACCAGTCGCTGCTCCCCAGAGACCAAAATTgatgaaacagcaaaaaacatgTAAATTGGCAGGATGAGGAATCTGTTTTAAGTTACTGCCTGACTGGCATCTGTACCTGAGCAGCCGCTGACACCAGCCCTGATATCTTCACTAATAATGACTTTCGGGGGTTTGTTCCAAGTTCTGTAAACGGCAActtgagcagcagaggaggtttttttcttttctttttttttcttttcccccagaaatGGAAATCCCACAAGAAAGTGGCAATGCTTTTGAAGGCATTGGCTAGCTGAAGACAAGCTAGGTCAGCTCTGCTAGCTGGATTTTGGCTCCGTATGCACAGCACACATTGGGTGGCATCCTGAGAAATGGGTTGGTTCATTCTAAACCGAATGACTCAAAGAGAGTCTTTTAATAGCCCAAATCTGAATGTGCAGTATCAATGATGGCTGAAATACTTCATGTCTAGGGCTGTGCAATGGCCTCATGTGAAACAGGCACAGTCTCAAGTCACTTCCCTGTGTGAGCATATGGCAAACCCCGCAGAACTTCAATCTGTAGGGACTGCTGGCATTGCAGAGAGATCAGTAGATGAGATTTCTGTGGGCTCTGTCTTTAGCTGGAAAGGTTTTGCTCTCAGATGCTGCCCTGATATCTTTCATTTAGACCAGAAACTTTTGGATTAAAGGAGTGCAGTCAGGGAGATGCTAAACTGCAGTGGAAATCTGATTCCATCCCCTCAAAAGCAATGTTTGGTTTGGAAACCAGGGCGAGAGAACAGAGTTATAAACAGAGTTGGCCAGgaatttttcaacaaaatacGTCTTTCATCTGACACAGCTGATTTATTGAAATCAAATTACTTGTGGAAATGTGAGGGGTCCAGTCTGAGTCCACCTGACTCAGACAAGTGCTCTACACTTCTGCTTCTCCCCCCTCTCTTTTGCCTAATGAATATCTAATTGCtgatttataaaacaaaacagcatcaaCAGGAGAGAAATTTCCCCCGCCCCTAGAATAACCAGCAGTCCTTCTGTTAGGGTGTGCCCTTGAGACTCCAGAGACAACAGATCGAGTGCCTCCTTCAAAACAGGCAGAACAGAGGGCTCTGGGTTGAATCCCTCATTTCTGACTCCCATTTGAAGGGGTGAATCTGCTGTTCGGTATTTTGAGACACTGTCACTTTCCAATTTTTATAGCAGAAAGTCTGAGAGTCCTATTTTTGTTCCGTcctaaaacacaaaacattacAAAACATCAAAACTTTGCAGAACGGAAATCTTATTTTCTAGCCAGTCCTGGTTACAGAGTTCCCgggttggtttatttttttcaattacatCCAAAAGACAATCAAGTCAATATGATTTCCATTTCAACTttgtaaataagaaaataagattcCTAAGGGTCTTGGTTTGGCAAGGTTTAAAGGACTGagaaaagttgctttttttttttcttctagcatTGGGCTCTGTTTGCTATTCTTGTATAGTTTTAATGAAAACCGTTCCATTTAAACGGAATTAGGCTACCTATTTTCCTTGTTTCACATCTACCAAAATAATCTGCATTGATGTTGAAAGGCAGGTCTCTCTTGAAATGCAAATTTCCCTCATAAACAACAAAATCACCTCCCTAAGTTTTGTGAGCAAGGGGCACTCAGAGCGCTCCGTTACTTCAAAGGAAGCTGGGCATAAGTAACTCACCTGACCCGTTTCTTCAAACCTCTTCCTATCTGCACTGTCAATGACATagatctgaaaaagaaatgaggggaaaaagttACTTTTCCCAGAAGACTCTTCCTTAGTATCATATAAATGAGCTAAGCCTAATAATTATGGTTTCGGGCACGAAGATACTTAGTATTATTTATATACCGAGTGTTGGCAAAACATCATGACGTTTAGAGAGGAACCTCCTCTTTTAAAACCAGAGGGAGTGGACAGCCATGTGGTTAGGATCAGAAAGTCGTTGGCGGCAGTACTCGGGATGCTCCCACCAGCTCCATGTCATCTGAAGAGAACAGGAGGCTGCCTGGCATCTTCACAGACGGCCAGCTTACAAGCTGAAGCTGAGTACAGGCTGGCAAAACGTGGGGATCCAGACATGGTCGTTCACCCTAGCAAACAGTGCCcaagctctgcagtgctgtgaatagaccaagctgctttccagcagaaCGTGTCACCTTCCCATAAGCCAACATGGCACATTACGGCGCTCAGGGGACAGATGAAGTTTGAATATAGTGGTGACGCTGAGTTTCTGTCGTACCATGACCTCCTGGAACAGGTGGCTGGGGACAATGGCTGGATCCAGCTTGCAAGACTCTGTCTTCAGCTGTCAGCCTGTTCTTAAGGGCGGAAGAGGAGACAGACAGCAGCTGGCTCCCAAAGTCTGACAGCAGAGCTCTTCCATCTCCTCAGAGCTGGGTACCGCATCTCACAGTCTATGAGGGGGTCCCAGGCAGACATCTGTCCCTGGGTGAGGGTGGCTCTCCAGCCTGCAGGCTCCCTGCCTTTGTAGAGGGTCCCCGCCCTCTCCAGCATCATGCCATgtcctgctttccttttgtaaaTGCCTCTTGCACAAGCTAAAAGGCTCCTCCAAAGACCCCCACTAGGTAAGGGATTAGTAATTCCAGccacccttcctccctccctccagcagTGCTACTGTAATTCAGAAAGCACACATAGCAAACCACACCTAAAGAAACTGGGGAACCTCTGTATAACATCCAGGCAAGAATCACCTCATCATATAGGAAGGGGAAGGTTGCTGGGGCAGCAGACAGGGACAGGACTGGTGATAAACACGGAGCCTTTTGCTTCCAGCCCCTGCCATTCTTCATCAGTGCTGACTGAAGCTGCTAAGATGTCACATGCATGCTCTTTGGTGGCTTACAGGGAGCAAGTGTCAGCCCGGTTTTGAGGGAATAGATGAGCACAGCACCCTGCCATCAAGATAAATGGCATCCTTGCAGGCAGTCTCAGCGCAAGACTCCACGCTTCCAGGATAATTCTGACCAAACAGTAGGGGGAGGGAAGATCTTTAGCAGCACTATCTACTAAACTGTAGATATGCCCTTAGTGAGCAGTGCTAGGGTTGTTTAAAATGGGACTGGGCGCACAGTAGGAGAATCTGCATGCCAGCCTTGTGGAGAAATCTCTGCAAGCTCGCAGGCCTCTTAACTGATCAGCTGGGGTCTGTGGTCCTCCCTGTGGCTGATGCACACCAAAAGAGCCTAGGGATGCATAGGAGGGCCGGACGCAGCTGTGCAGGGACGCTGCAGTAGTGCACGTGCCTGGTGCCATGTGATGGGGAAAGGCCCACGGGCATGTGTGACACAGCCTCTCCCTGCAATGTGATCCCAAGCACGTGCAAAAGTACTGCATCAGCTGCACCTGCCCTCTCTGCCCCTCCCAAGTACCCACCCCTGTGCATCCCATTTGAGGTAGGAAGCACGgactagaaggaaagaaagaagatgtaGAGTGCTGGTTGTGAAACTTGATTATCATCTTTCCTCCTTCAGGACATCTCAGGGGAAGCTTAGCAACACATGAATACAATAGCGGAGCGCTATTTTTTAGATAAAAGGTGACACCTCACATACTATGGTGCTTCTCTAACTGGCAAGGAAGACCCCCACATCATAGCCAGCCAGGCTTCCTCCTGTACCGCTCTGTTTCCTGCTAGGGAGCTATCTTGCAAGATGAGAACTGGAGACACAGCGCTCAGGGCAAAAGCcacaaaagcacagcagagagggTAAAGTATGTGCAGAGTGCCTACTTCCAAACCAGAAACCACTGTGCCAAATAGCTGCAGGTGCCTGTCTGAATATGCAATCAGCCAGATATCCACACCTTATTTGCCTGGGTTAAGCTTCCAAATATCACAGGTGTGTGATGCAAGACCTAGCTCTCATTCAAAGGCACCTGCATGGATTTGAATTTGCAATCACTTCCtgctttttaatactttttaaagGGTCCTTTCTGCTTTGTGCAATATATTTTAGGAGAAGATGGAAGCAGGGGGTCCTGGGAACTGTGGTGTATcttatttcatctttcttctgcagctagGCTCACACAAAGCTTGTCTCTGGCCCTAGTGTTTGGTAACATGGTTCGCCAGTTTGAGCAGCCCTCAAGTAGTGTATTGGAGCTTGAGAAAGAAACTCACGTGAGGGTGGGTGACTCCTTTGAGTAGCAGGCCTAAACAAAACCTGGAGTAAGTGAGCTGGGCAGAAATTGCAAGCGGTGGGGCTGGATGAGGAAATAATACAAGGGATAAGATAGCTCAATTTAAAGAGGCATGACCTGCACCAGGTTTGGAAGAGGAGATGAATTACTGGCTGTAAGGGGTGCAAGAGCTGGCAGAACTTGATCTCATCTTTTTTGTTGCTATCCCAGTTTTGGTGCATATGGACGTGGCAAAGCACTGCACTAACATGCAGACAGTGCAGGACTGGCTGCTAGCTGGCCAGTAGGGAGTGCAGGCTCACGTGCACATGCACATCAGTTATTCCCTCTCTGAATTcacactgctgcttccctccAAACTGACTCTGGTTCTACTAATTATCTTACTTGTATGAAAAGAAAGGTTTTCTCTGCACGTTGCTTTAGATAGAGTAGGAGAAGGGCTGGGAACACAGCTGTATTCATCCCCTGTCTTTGAATTCACCTTTATTTCTACACCTCTCACGCAGCACAACCTGGGAAGGGGGGAAGACCACAGACCAGCATAGCTCATTGCTTTGCCAGCAGAGCCACACAGGCACTGTTTTGCAGTTGCACAGCCTCTGCAGTCTGAACAACTGCTGTAGCAAAGATCCCctagctgctgctttgcagtgttGACTTTGATTTGCAAATCTACATTCACCCCACtagcagctgcagagctcagaccCAGAGGGCATGATAGCCCTGCAGCCATGCCACGTTTTCTTGATGGCCACAGAAAAGTATGTGTAGTTTGTCCTGCTAGTTTTtcaaacacagatttttctctttataaagATCGCACCGTTACTCCCTGAAAAAGCTGCCACTCAGGTTTATGCCATGGTGGTTGCCTTCAAACATCAGACTGCAAAttaacactggaaaaagagaatctgCAGAATAGACTAGAGGACTTTTCAGACTTATATAAGTAAGATATTCATTTGGACTGTGTTTTCTAGGCTTGCAGATACAGCCAGGCCCTTCAGGACCCTGACGTGAGCCTCGCAGCAACGAGCTCTACTCCTAGTTGCACTGATCCTACTGTGGAAGTGAACTGAAGCTCCCAGCAAGTCAGTgagtatgtatgtgtgtgtgagacagaagggaggaagggcGTCTTTCAGAGAGAGCTTCCTGCTTTCCCATGGGAGCCTGTAGACCTTGCTTAGAATGGCTTTTTCTCTGCTCCCACTGGCAACACTGCTTGGCAGGGGGGtgggcctggagcccccagacTGTCTCCATCCTGCCATGTGTGACTGCATGTTAGAGGTGCTCTTTGAAAGTAGTCAGGACAGCACTTAGGAGGTCTCAGGGTAACGTGCTCTGGCATGGTCCCGCAGTGTAATTATAATGGTAGTCAACTGTAGCTAATTGTAAGGTAACTGCAGCTAAGATGTCAAAAACATTAAAGGACAGTGTAATGATGAAAGGACCAAAGGAAAAGACAAGGGGTTTCTCTGTGTCCCTCAGCCAGAAGCCTTCCTATCTGATGCCAGACACAACATTGAACtcttctgtgcctcagtttcccgAACTATGAAAAAGGCACCATTCTGACCTACCTCCATACATGAGGCTTGAGTCACTCATACCCATAATAGGCTTTTGGAGTCTCTGGTGAAAGGAGCCATAGATGGGCAAGCTGCAAGTTATTGATGTTCACATTTTTGAAAGAGCCTGAGATGAGAGGAAAGGAACTGGCCACAGCCAGCACCATCCCGTGGAAGTAAAAACATACAGCTGAATGATTTCTCCAAACATCGCTGTATTTTTCTTAGTGCACCCAACCAATCTTGCCATTTCACTCGGAATAACTCCTGTTACAATGGCAATGGTGTTGTTGAGAACTGGGACATTATACTACTTGTTCCTCCCTGGCCAAGACCATGGATTACGTGAACACAGCATTCAACTGCAGCCAATACTTACAAGGAtatcagtgttttcaaaatagTTCCTCCAGTACGGCCTGATCTTCCTCTGTCCGCCTATGTCCCATACATTCAGCTTGAAGCCTTGAGACTGTACGCTTTTGATGTTAAAGCCctggaaagagcagaaacaaaggCACATAGAGCGTAAGCCTGAATGGCTGGATCAGATTCACAGGCAGACATTAGCACCTTATATATCCCATGCCTGCACCGTGCTGTGAGATGGGCCAGGCAGCCATAAAGATGGATCGGCTGCGGGAGAGGCACTGGTGAAAATGAACACAGCCTCTAAACCATCAGCTTGCCTGTGTTCCTGGGTCAAGGGTTGATGCTGTCATGGCTACGGAAACATATGATGCAGTTAGTACCCTGGAAAGGCCCAGCAGGGTGGGTGCAGGAAGAGGTGGGAGAGCTGCAGATAAGGAGAAAACAAGGGCGCTGTGAGAAGCAGGACTGAGCTTGTGAAAGCTGAGTAGAGAGTCCCAGCTAACGTGAAGCCAGAGGTCTCAGCTCAATTCGACACAACGCAACTAATGCTGGGCttaaaagagcaacagctgcATGTCTGAAGGGTCCATTTCATCAATTAAAGCACCAACTGAAAGGGCATTCAAGTAGAAAAACAGGATGTGGCGTGGGCTGGCAACGTGCTGCCTCAACACCCAAGGGACTGGGACTTGGAATTAGGGTGttggggctgggagctctgcaaGGCAGCTACAGGGTGGGGGGAAGCATCTCCCATAGCTCTCTAGCAACCTCCTCTGGTCAACACAGGAGCaatgctgcagcatttctgatGGGTGACATCTCTCTCCCCAACCCTGATGCTCCAAGATAGGGGGCCAGAGGTACCAGAGGGGAAATGATGGACTATACAGGATGTTTGGAGTTGGCTGGGTGTAAGACAAAAGGCCTTTCTCACCTGTGTTGGTGTGATGTGGCTTATGTCCTCAGATGCCAGCTGTTTCAGGAGTGTGGTCTTGCCTGCATTATCCAGGCCCAAGAGGAGGATCCTCACCTCCTGGTCTGGGGTGCTTTTCAGTTTACGCAGGATTGACAGTAAACCCTAAATTAGCAAGAGAGACTGTAGTTGTAATTTCCCCTCTGACTTTCCCTGGCAGGCCATGCTCCCCATCCCTTTAAACAGGTTCTGTTCAGTGCTGGATCCCAGGTCAGGTTGAACCTCTTCCCGTTTCCTCTCCTactcttctccctccctgcaaTTCTCCTTCATCTCCAAAAGCATCAGAATCAATCATCAGAATCATCAGTGAGGTCTCAGACAGCACAAATGCCACTCAGTGGGGTGCACCACTGGCTGCATCGCTCATGTCACACAGCTGTTTGGCACTGCCTGTGCCAGGAAGACGGTGCCTAAGGATATTACATGCAGGAGCTGCAAACCAAGTCCTTGCGAGCTCTTCATTATCTTTATCAGAGGGAAAACCCCATTAATTTAATCTCCCTCCTAGTTGACTGTAGGTTACGGCATACCTGACATCAGTTCTTTTCATAGTAACTCCCTGATCATCTCAAACCCCGTTTATCTGTCTAAAACATGCCGGACCCATGGGGCACGTGCAGTTCTGATTCTCAGGATGTAGCACTTAACAGCTATCTCAGATCACCACACGTCCTTGCTAAGAAAAGCACAGTGGATTTCAGTCATTAGCCAGGCTCAGCTCTCTGAGCTGACAGTATCACTCAGGATTAGGAAACAGAATATGCAGGTCAGCTCATTTACAACTGTGCACGTTACAGCAGCACACCCAAGCTTTTGTCAAAGACCTGAACCTTTCTGAAATGGATGGAAAATGGTCCAGATCCTGACGTGCAACCACGAGGAGCAAATCACCCTGCTTCCATCTGGACCTCAGCCCCGCAGGAGAGGGGCTGAGATACACGGATGCTCCTGCAACTTGTTTGCCTGGGCAAACCCCAGGGAAAAATCCACCCACAGCTCCTTCTGGAGCCTTCGGGATCCTGCTCAGCCTCCCACAGACAATTTCCATGTCTCGAAGGGCAATCGTGAGAATGAAGTTCAGATATCAGCACAAACCCAGGCCACGGGGGCCCGCCTCTCAAGCAGTTTTGTTCTCCCATTTGCAAAACGGAGACGACAATTCCTGTCGACCTGCAAGGGCAAATTAGCTAAATGTCACAAAGTGCTTTGTTGCTAAGAGGAACTACGCCCTCTAAATATTCCTGCTGGGAGCCGAGGACTATCTGAGCCGTGAAGGTTGCTCCTCATCCCCTCCAGATCACAGCAATCAGAAGCCTGTCCTCAGGATGAAGGGCTGCAGGACTGCTGTCACAGCAccgcactgctgctgcacaaaggGCAGTTTGGAAAGGACGTGGCACTACCCATCGTGATGCCAAAGCCTTCATTGCACGGTGTGAAAATACACCCAGATCCAAACATAGGTTAGATTTGATCCATCCCCTCCAAGCATCTTGGATTTGGAAGTCATTTGTTGGAGACCCATTTAATTAGCAGATGTAGTTCACAAATACACCatgtgaaagaagaggaggaactTACTGAAATTGTGTTTGATGGACATTTGGAGAATGCTGCATGGCTGCCATTGTCATTGCACTTTTGTGGAAAGCTGAGGGTCAGAAATTCAGAGCTCGTGCAAGGAACCACAACAGCAAAAGTGAAATCACCCTGCCCCTTGGGCTGCATCACCTGCACCATCAACAGGCTGCTGAACACCTGGGAAGCCGGGCCCAGCTCAAGGTGCTAATCAGGAGCAGGCTCTGCTTGCTGGTGGTCAATGCCCGCatgcactgcccacagcccagGCTGTGACACCCTGTGCCGAGGCCGGGTGCCCACAGCTGGCTCTGTGTGGCCACAGCGGGCGGATGGGCCGTGCCGTGTGGGTGcaggcagctcccccagcccggCAATGCCagggggggagggcagggaaaATGCCCAGCGATGGGATGGCCCGCAGTGCCTGCGTGCCCTTGACATCATTAGAACATGCAAGCTGTAATTGCCCGACTTGCGCCGCACATTTTTTCACCTGCAGTCAGATTTATGGCTGTGTTTGTTGG includes:
- the ARL3 gene encoding ADP-ribosylation factor-like protein 3 isoform X1, which produces MTQTASAVPFSVTDAAACLACANATLPLHSCSHPCSSSARTRPAPRPTCAPSSLRGLLSILRKLKSTPDQEVRILLLGLDNAGKTTLLKQLASEDISHITPTQGFNIKSVQSQGFKLNVWDIGGQRKIRPYWRNYFENTDILIYVIDSADRKRFEETGQELAELLDEEKLGGVPVLIFANKQDLLTAAPASEIAEGLNLHTIRDRVWQIQSCSALSGEGVQDGMNWVCKNVNAKKK
- the ARL3 gene encoding ADP-ribosylation factor-like protein 3 isoform X2, with amino-acid sequence MGLLSILRKLKSTPDQEVRILLLGLDNAGKTTLLKQLASEDISHITPTQGFNIKSVQSQGFKLNVWDIGGQRKIRPYWRNYFENTDILIYVIDSADRKRFEETGQELAELLDEEKLGGVPVLIFANKQDLLTAAPASEIAEGLNLHTIRDRVWQIQSCSALSGEGVQDGMNWVCKNVNAKKK